A stretch of Desulfurivibrio alkaliphilus AHT 2 DNA encodes these proteins:
- a CDS encoding YncE family protein, protein MMDHLFPSPLCYRAAGHRLLLLALLIMLLPGQGCRPEAPPLPRLPEAVERHPSETARLSFFLTLADSTGPSVRVVISELAILADQHWVTVTDQTLTLESAQIAAGQLFLGARAAVPGRYQRLRFTVERVEKKGPDGSYQVLAAETFPVEQPLPAPLTLESKDSRSLFISWDVEATLQQENFAPVFTLAEQVTPLLADLAYVACPDIDTIFVIRTDRGWVADSFGLPGSPSHLALDNATDQERLLVLAPGEMAVKLVDLSSQRVIDQFHLPLTSPPTFMTTSPDGRWAYILEEQSGYLSRLDLETGHVAARVRLEHQPLYAAWLPDQQWLAVAVARSQAVLLLTPRELNPVRTIPTGNAPQGLLAAAGQLYITERRDHTVLVYDLNTNQPLARLEAGLEPRRLLATDNHVYVSNHRDGTITVIAPGLPGVIREIRGLGRPLEMIYDPSRRQVLVGEEETGGVAVIDAANRLRDRIIFGARPAGMVMMP, encoded by the coding sequence ATGATGGACCATCTCTTCCCCTCACCGCTATGCTACCGAGCCGCCGGCCACCGCCTGTTGCTGCTGGCTCTGCTGATCATGCTGCTGCCGGGGCAGGGCTGTCGCCCGGAGGCGCCGCCTCTGCCGCGGTTACCGGAAGCCGTGGAGCGCCACCCCTCGGAAACCGCCAGGCTCAGCTTTTTTCTTACTTTAGCCGACAGCACCGGCCCTTCCGTCAGGGTGGTGATCAGCGAACTGGCCATCCTGGCCGATCAACACTGGGTAACGGTAACCGACCAGACCCTGACTCTGGAATCTGCCCAGATCGCCGCCGGCCAGCTCTTTCTGGGAGCCCGGGCGGCCGTTCCGGGCCGTTACCAGCGGCTGCGTTTCACCGTTGAGCGGGTGGAAAAAAAGGGCCCCGACGGCTCCTACCAGGTACTGGCGGCCGAAACCTTCCCGGTGGAGCAACCGCTGCCCGCCCCGCTGACGCTGGAAAGCAAAGACAGCCGTTCTCTCTTCATCAGCTGGGACGTGGAGGCCACCCTGCAGCAAGAAAATTTTGCCCCGGTATTCACCCTGGCCGAGCAGGTCACACCGCTGCTGGCCGACCTGGCCTACGTGGCCTGCCCCGATATCGACACCATCTTCGTAATCCGCACCGACCGGGGCTGGGTAGCCGATTCCTTCGGACTGCCGGGCAGCCCCAGTCACCTGGCCCTGGACAACGCAACCGACCAGGAGCGATTGTTGGTCCTGGCGCCCGGCGAGATGGCCGTTAAACTGGTGGATCTCTCTTCCCAGCGGGTGATCGACCAGTTTCATCTGCCCCTGACCTCTCCCCCGACCTTCATGACCACCAGTCCCGACGGGCGGTGGGCTTACATTCTGGAGGAACAGAGCGGCTACTTGAGCCGGCTGGACCTGGAAACCGGTCATGTGGCTGCCCGGGTACGGCTTGAACACCAACCCCTCTACGCTGCCTGGTTGCCCGATCAACAGTGGCTGGCGGTGGCCGTCGCCCGTTCGCAGGCGGTGCTGCTGCTTACCCCCCGGGAGTTGAACCCTGTCCGCACCATCCCCACCGGCAACGCCCCCCAGGGGCTGCTGGCGGCCGCCGGCCAGCTCTACATCACCGAAAGGCGGGACCACACCGTTCTGGTTTACGATCTCAACACCAACCAGCCCCTGGCCCGGCTGGAAGCAGGACTGGAACCGCGTCGGCTGCTGGCCACCGACAACCATGTTTACGTCAGCAACCACCGGGACGGCACCATCACCGTCATCGCCCCGGGACTGCCCGGGGTAATACGGGAGATCCGCGGCCTGGGCCGGCCGCTGGAGATGATTTATGACCCCTCCCGGCGCCAGGTGCTGGTGGGCGAAGAAGAGACGGGTGGAGTGGCGGTTATCGATGCCGCCAACCGCCTGCGCGACCGGATAATTTTCGGCGCCCGGCCGGCCGGGATGGTGATGATGCCATGA
- a CDS encoding cytochrome c3 family protein gives MGMRKVLTLLFFLGCCGLGAELLLPNETPAAVTGICSNCHTMHNSQQGLPVAYTLDGSGQPILRETPFPQLLKTDCVGCHTNAGPETIVLEGTTRIPIVYNLTQPTYPPDGSSASTLAGGNFHWLSQGDSFGHNVHGITGPDPRFSFAPGGKSRPEGCMHCHGTLATPQSGCQGCHVPHHHAGGPGEVAKRQAGWYRFLGSVMQAADAKPNPPPEGVIGIEDPDWEQNPAADRHNTYQGHGGGYVNYLESGSISQKCAGCHGIFHAGTAADSAWIRHPVDHTIPDTGEFADFTLYNPMVPVARPGVEAIDANFSAVDHNSDMVSCVSCHRPHGSPYPALLRWGYRDWPGTDSHTGEAAFNGCAVCHTAKD, from the coding sequence ATGGGCATGCGCAAGGTACTGACACTGCTGTTCTTCCTCGGCTGCTGCGGGCTGGGAGCGGAACTGCTGCTGCCGAACGAAACACCGGCGGCGGTCACCGGAATATGCTCGAACTGCCACACCATGCACAACAGCCAACAGGGGCTGCCGGTGGCCTACACTCTGGACGGCTCCGGTCAGCCGATCCTCCGGGAAACCCCTTTCCCGCAACTGCTGAAAACCGACTGTGTCGGCTGTCATACCAATGCCGGTCCGGAAACCATAGTGCTTGAAGGAACAACCAGAATTCCCATTGTTTACAACCTCACCCAGCCCACCTATCCGCCCGACGGCTCCAGTGCCTCCACCCTGGCCGGGGGCAACTTTCACTGGCTCAGCCAGGGAGACTCCTTCGGCCACAATGTGCACGGTATCACCGGCCCGGACCCCCGCTTCAGCTTTGCTCCCGGCGGCAAAAGCCGCCCGGAGGGGTGCATGCACTGCCACGGCACCCTGGCCACTCCCCAGAGCGGCTGCCAAGGCTGCCATGTTCCCCATCACCACGCCGGCGGCCCCGGGGAAGTTGCCAAGCGCCAGGCGGGTTGGTACCGTTTTCTGGGCTCAGTGATGCAGGCGGCGGACGCCAAACCCAACCCGCCGCCGGAAGGGGTGATCGGCATCGAAGATCCCGACTGGGAACAAAACCCCGCCGCCGACCGGCACAATACTTACCAGGGGCATGGCGGAGGATATGTTAATTACCTGGAAAGCGGATCCATCAGCCAGAAGTGCGCAGGCTGCCACGGTATTTTTCATGCCGGCACCGCCGCCGACAGCGCCTGGATCCGCCACCCCGTCGATCATACCATTCCTGACACCGGCGAGTTTGCCGATTTCACCCTCTACAACCCCATGGTACCGGTGGCCCGGCCCGGCGTGGAAGCCATCGACGCAAATTTCTCGGCCGTTGACCACAACTCCGATATGGTCTCATGTGTCTCCTGTCATCGCCCCCACGGCTCCCCCTACCCGGCCCTGCTGCGCTGGGGCTACCGTGACTGGCCCGGAACCGACTCGCATACCGGGGAGGCAGCCTTCAACGGCTGCGCCGTTTGCCACACCGCCAAGGATTAA
- a CDS encoding cytochrome c3 family protein produces MHRLRLLSLILLPVTALLLLPAAVGASPGVAAKDCFACHDRAAFEQRVQHQPVAQRECSSCHNPHVARFPGLLQQQVHLLCYQCHRDTADEHRQSGILHGPVRNGDCLSCHDPHAARHDSLLKEQGAANCFSCHNELPRSFPYTHPPYRDGQCASCHQSHRAEHPYLLVREQSELCLNCHQPQEIQAQHPNYPVPVSGCVSCHSPHGSQRQALIRNVLHRSYASNCADCHQGNRPVTIHRCLECHQDVGREMSSSHNHLVRYGDNSCVACHSPHAGDRPGLLKGKERYTCGSCHQGTIHRAEQAEYAHPLSRPDANACSNCHNLHGSNHPAMLKAPVNTVCIDCHTDHEQFTHPIGETVFDPRTGQMMTCASCHSSMGTAYRNHLRYSGTRDLCVQCHRDH; encoded by the coding sequence ATGCACCGTTTGCGATTGCTATCATTAATCCTGCTGCCGGTGACAGCACTGTTGCTGTTGCCGGCGGCGGTCGGGGCCAGCCCGGGGGTGGCCGCCAAGGACTGTTTCGCCTGCCATGACCGGGCCGCCTTTGAGCAAAGGGTCCAGCACCAGCCGGTGGCCCAGAGAGAATGCAGCAGTTGCCACAACCCTCATGTGGCCCGCTTCCCCGGCCTGCTTCAACAGCAGGTTCACCTGCTCTGCTACCAGTGCCACCGCGACACCGCCGACGAACATCGTCAAAGCGGCATTCTTCACGGTCCGGTCCGGAACGGCGACTGCCTGAGTTGCCACGATCCGCACGCCGCCAGGCACGACTCCCTGCTTAAAGAACAGGGCGCGGCAAACTGTTTTTCCTGCCACAACGAACTGCCCCGGAGCTTCCCGTATACCCATCCCCCCTACCGTGACGGCCAGTGCGCTTCCTGCCACCAGTCCCACCGGGCGGAGCACCCTTACCTGCTGGTTCGGGAACAGTCCGAACTTTGCCTGAACTGCCACCAACCCCAGGAAATTCAGGCCCAGCACCCCAACTACCCGGTGCCGGTTAGCGGTTGCGTCAGTTGCCACAGCCCCCACGGCAGCCAACGCCAGGCCCTGATCCGCAATGTGCTGCACCGCTCCTACGCCAGCAATTGCGCCGACTGCCACCAGGGCAACCGGCCGGTTACCATTCACCGCTGCCTGGAGTGCCACCAGGATGTGGGACGGGAGATGTCCTCATCGCATAATCACCTGGTGCGTTACGGCGACAACAGTTGCGTGGCCTGCCACTCACCCCACGCCGGCGACCGGCCCGGTCTGCTCAAAGGCAAGGAACGCTACACCTGCGGCTCCTGCCACCAGGGCACCATTCACCGAGCCGAACAGGCCGAATACGCGCACCCCCTGTCCCGCCCCGACGCCAACGCCTGCAGCAACTGCCACAACTTGCACGGCTCCAACCATCCGGCCATGCTTAAGGCCCCGGTGAACACGGTATGCATCGACTGCCACACCGACCACGAGCAGTTTACCCACCCCATTGGGGAAACGGTGTTCGACCCGCGCACCGGCCAGATGATGACCTGTGCCAGTTGCCATTCCAGTATGGGCACAGCATACCGGAACCACTTGCGCTACAGCGGCACCCGGGATCTCTGCGTCCAATGCCACCGGGATCACTGA
- a CDS encoding cytochrome c3 family protein, with protein MKLQLMRELAGPALAVLLLLGLAWSCVPSAPPPAAEVRRDCADCHADMAAAYQTGLVHTPVQQENCRACHLPHGLVGTVLMRHNEPALCLRCHDELRVERGQHVHQPVDQGRCSDCHLPHNSPFAMLLKADGAESCYACHDQQIFTGKLVHQPVSDGCMTCHDPHVADYPGLLSQERDLLCASCHDPAAAGFRSAHRDYPVNTHCIDCHSHHSSDHPGLLKAVIHQPVTAGDCNACHQVEAGSIISPAPEVQLCLDCHAELPEQSPHQPVMSGDCRACHTVHASDHAALLATTPATVCLECHDQGTPPRARSIHQPAAEGECMACHQGHTAPERALLVQDSPQLCFSCHDRQRYAAEVKSHAPAREGQCLTCHDAHHAGQANLLPAREAELCFSCHRQTQGERGLFSLHRPFGRGECSSCHNPHGGQQDGLLKAQTAGGELCLTCHQQLTGEQAREAAHPPFADGDCITCHAPHGAGQSRLIRQQPGQLCLTCHQETGATIARYPVAHQPAAEQQCTACHSGHGSSHAGQLLRGQPALCLNCHGEVARHWRDGALHPPAAGSCTTCHDPHGGNHTSLISGGGTALCARCHDQETGRFSEAHWGLTPGPDSCVSCHDPHGGPEKNLLYPVSHGPFAPGNCTPCHEGRTR; from the coding sequence ATGAAACTGCAACTGATGCGTGAATTGGCCGGCCCGGCCCTGGCGGTTCTGCTGCTTTTAGGCCTGGCCTGGAGTTGTGTGCCCAGCGCCCCGCCGCCGGCCGCCGAGGTTCGCCGCGATTGTGCCGACTGCCACGCCGACATGGCGGCAGCTTACCAGACCGGGTTGGTACACACCCCGGTGCAACAGGAGAACTGCCGCGCCTGCCACCTGCCCCACGGTCTGGTGGGCACGGTGCTGATGCGGCACAACGAACCGGCCCTGTGCCTGCGCTGCCATGATGAGTTGCGGGTAGAGCGCGGCCAGCACGTACACCAACCGGTGGACCAGGGCCGCTGCAGCGACTGCCACCTGCCCCACAACTCGCCTTTTGCCATGCTGCTCAAGGCCGACGGCGCCGAATCCTGCTATGCCTGCCACGATCAGCAAATCTTCACCGGAAAACTGGTGCACCAGCCGGTAAGCGACGGCTGCATGACCTGCCATGACCCCCATGTGGCCGATTATCCCGGCCTGCTCAGCCAGGAGCGCGACCTGCTCTGCGCCTCCTGCCACGATCCCGCTGCCGCCGGATTCCGGAGCGCCCACCGGGATTACCCGGTCAACACCCATTGCATAGACTGCCACTCCCACCACAGTTCCGATCACCCCGGCCTGCTCAAAGCGGTGATCCACCAGCCGGTAACCGCCGGCGACTGCAATGCCTGCCACCAGGTGGAGGCCGGCAGCATCATCTCCCCGGCGCCCGAGGTCCAGCTCTGCCTGGACTGCCACGCCGAACTGCCGGAACAGTCACCACACCAGCCGGTAATGAGCGGCGACTGCCGGGCCTGCCACACCGTGCATGCCAGCGACCATGCCGCCCTGCTGGCCACCACCCCCGCCACCGTCTGCCTGGAATGCCATGACCAGGGCACCCCGCCCCGGGCGCGCAGTATCCACCAGCCGGCCGCCGAGGGCGAATGCATGGCCTGCCACCAGGGCCACACCGCCCCGGAAAGGGCCCTGCTGGTACAGGACTCTCCGCAGCTTTGTTTCTCCTGCCACGACCGGCAGCGGTACGCCGCCGAGGTTAAGAGCCATGCCCCGGCCCGGGAAGGCCAATGCCTGACCTGCCACGATGCTCACCATGCCGGGCAGGCCAACCTGCTGCCGGCAAGAGAAGCGGAACTCTGTTTTTCCTGCCATCGCCAGACCCAGGGTGAGCGGGGGCTGTTCAGTCTGCACCGCCCCTTCGGGCGGGGCGAATGCAGTTCCTGCCATAATCCCCATGGCGGCCAGCAGGACGGACTGCTCAAAGCCCAAACCGCAGGCGGCGAACTGTGCCTTACCTGCCATCAGCAGTTGACCGGCGAGCAGGCCAGGGAGGCCGCCCATCCGCCCTTTGCCGACGGCGACTGCATCACCTGCCACGCTCCTCATGGTGCCGGCCAGAGCCGGCTGATCCGGCAGCAACCCGGCCAGCTCTGCCTGACCTGCCACCAGGAGACCGGCGCCACCATCGCCCGTTACCCGGTGGCCCACCAACCGGCGGCGGAACAGCAATGCACCGCCTGCCACAGCGGCCACGGTTCCTCCCATGCCGGCCAGTTGCTGCGGGGCCAGCCGGCCCTGTGCCTGAACTGTCATGGCGAGGTGGCACGGCACTGGCGAGACGGCGCCCTGCATCCGCCGGCGGCCGGCAGTTGCACCACCTGCCACGACCCCCACGGCGGCAACCACACCAGCCTGATCAGCGGCGGCGGGACGGCTCTCTGCGCCCGCTGCCATGACCAGGAAACCGGACGCTTCTCGGAAGCCCACTGGGGGCTGACCCCGGGGCCGGACAGCTGTGTTTCCTGCCACGACCCCCACGGCGGACCGGAAAAGAACCTGCTCTATCCGGTGAGCCACGGCCCTTTTGCCCCCGGTAACTGCACGCCATGCCACGAAGGGAGGACAAGATAA
- a CDS encoding peptidyl-prolyl cis-trans isomerase, which produces MRCFTSILTFSSRPAEAPVKWLLLLLLLTALLLPARPAAAWWWPFGGDTLLTIDGVEYSTEDFKGWWQYWNDEGLAVPPTPDLYIDWLLLVREAERMELAGDPSFQRQTRVFLTSRALLMLKNEAVNSRIKVTEADLKAQYEKEYLPRWQVERLHFRNAEEAVAAWEELQAGNLTVAELLAREPDEGGPVTRQVNWHRPQGIAPGWAEIFNNMEKGEVADPEKHHGGLMLFHLKEVKGGDAEDFQRMRESLHRDVWKEQEAALTRQLLAELRRKYQVEINEQRLAELDINAPDDAFGDEVLVATSRQNLTERDFIAMVRRDMTMRPDAAHAAFDEEKAAEIKDRVVDGFIAQSLTNWESLARGYEKREPFKGEYDFHVNHRLSVTLERRLFADQVKVDDDMVRRHYEENLAHFSRPAHVRLNIITNDEGPVNQVWAEVVAGKEFSRAVQEHFGRRIPGQEVPINHLDPRVRGVVEKLAPGETSAPFDAQGSRVVVHLIDRVPENPLPFERVAGNIRDRLVREKTAQLRQSYLDQLRARSRIEINDRNWRNVRNELGGAR; this is translated from the coding sequence ATGCGATGCTTCACCTCAATATTAACGTTCTCCTCCCGGCCGGCGGAAGCCCCGGTCAAATGGTTGCTCCTGCTGCTGCTGCTCACCGCCCTGCTGCTGCCCGCCCGCCCCGCTGCCGCCTGGTGGTGGCCCTTTGGCGGCGACACCCTGCTGACCATCGACGGGGTCGAGTACAGCACGGAAGACTTCAAGGGCTGGTGGCAATACTGGAACGATGAAGGGCTGGCGGTGCCGCCCACTCCGGACCTGTACATCGACTGGCTGCTGCTGGTGCGGGAAGCGGAGAGGATGGAACTGGCCGGCGACCCTTCCTTCCAACGCCAGACCAGGGTTTTTCTTACCTCCCGGGCCCTGCTGATGCTCAAAAATGAGGCGGTCAACAGCCGGATCAAGGTCACCGAGGCCGACCTCAAGGCCCAATATGAAAAGGAGTACCTTCCACGCTGGCAGGTGGAGCGCCTCCACTTCCGCAACGCCGAGGAAGCGGTCGCCGCCTGGGAGGAACTCCAGGCCGGCAACCTGACGGTGGCCGAACTGCTGGCCCGCGAGCCCGACGAAGGCGGACCGGTAACCCGCCAGGTTAACTGGCACCGCCCGCAGGGAATCGCTCCAGGCTGGGCGGAGATCTTCAACAACATGGAGAAGGGTGAGGTGGCGGACCCGGAAAAACACCACGGCGGGTTGATGCTTTTTCACCTGAAAGAGGTTAAGGGCGGCGACGCCGAAGATTTCCAGAGAATGCGAGAATCGCTGCACCGGGATGTCTGGAAAGAGCAGGAAGCGGCGCTGACCAGGCAACTGCTGGCCGAATTGCGCCGCAAATACCAGGTGGAAATTAACGAACAACGGCTGGCCGAACTGGATATCAACGCCCCCGATGATGCCTTCGGAGATGAAGTGCTGGTGGCCACCAGCCGCCAGAACCTGACCGAGCGGGACTTCATCGCCATGGTCCGGCGCGATATGACCATGCGCCCCGATGCGGCCCACGCCGCTTTTGATGAGGAAAAAGCAGCCGAAATCAAGGACCGGGTGGTGGACGGTTTTATTGCCCAAAGCCTGACCAACTGGGAATCTTTGGCCCGTGGCTACGAAAAAAGGGAGCCCTTTAAAGGGGAGTATGATTTCCATGTCAACCACCGGCTGAGCGTGACCCTGGAACGCCGGCTGTTTGCCGATCAAGTCAAGGTCGACGACGACATGGTCCGGCGCCACTACGAAGAAAACCTGGCCCACTTCTCGCGGCCGGCTCACGTTAGGCTTAACATCATCACCAACGACGAGGGTCCGGTAAACCAGGTCTGGGCCGAAGTGGTTGCCGGCAAAGAATTTTCACGAGCCGTGCAGGAACATTTCGGTCGGCGAATTCCCGGCCAGGAAGTGCCGATCAACCACCTGGACCCGCGCGTTCGGGGGGTGGTGGAAAAACTGGCCCCGGGTGAAACCAGCGCCCCTTTCGACGCCCAGGGCAGCCGGGTGGTGGTGCACCTGATCGACCGGGTTCCGGAAAATCCGCTGCCTTTCGAGCGGGTGGCGGGTAATATCCGCGACCGGCTGGTCCGGGAAAAGACTGCTCAGTTGCGCCAGAGCTATCTCGATCAGCTCCGCGCCCGCTCGCGAATTGAGATCAATGACCGCAACTGGCGCAATGTCCGCAATGAACTGGGAGGCGCACGATGA